A single genomic interval of uncultured Sphaerochaeta sp. harbors:
- a CDS encoding ABC transporter permease, with the protein MKLLDNKSKVFKVYKELSRAQGVSALLPLAIVVIFFTIMSDNFLNSYNVMNILRQASVYAIMATGMTFVILTGGIDLGQGSVLALAAVVCAKVINATGNMWLGILSAVAVGVVIGGINGVMIAYVRLPAFIMTLGSLYMVRGITLYITNSTQVNVKGAELFSFIGQGFLLGIPFPVYLFIGIGILAVIFLCYTSTGRHIFAVGSNVVSARLSGVKVEKTLVVAYILSSVCVALAGVVYLARLTAAQPTAGEGYELESIAAAVVGGTSLAGGEGGVLGTLIGAVIIAVIRNGLVIIGVGSYFTKIVVGLIIVLAVTLDVMRRRFASNR; encoded by the coding sequence ATGAAATTGCTTGATAATAAGTCCAAGGTGTTCAAGGTCTACAAGGAGCTCTCAAGAGCTCAGGGAGTGAGTGCACTCCTGCCCTTGGCGATCGTGGTAATCTTTTTCACCATCATGTCTGATAATTTTCTGAACTCCTACAATGTGATGAACATTCTCAGACAAGCCTCCGTATATGCCATTATGGCAACCGGTATGACCTTTGTCATCCTCACCGGCGGTATCGACCTTGGGCAGGGTTCAGTGCTTGCACTTGCCGCCGTTGTCTGTGCAAAGGTCATCAATGCCACCGGGAACATGTGGCTTGGCATTCTCTCTGCTGTTGCAGTCGGAGTTGTCATTGGCGGCATCAACGGCGTTATGATCGCCTACGTCAGGCTCCCTGCCTTTATCATGACCCTGGGTTCTCTCTACATGGTCAGGGGTATAACGCTCTACATTACCAACTCCACCCAGGTCAACGTCAAAGGTGCAGAGCTGTTCTCCTTTATCGGACAGGGCTTCCTGCTTGGTATTCCCTTCCCTGTCTACCTATTCATCGGGATCGGAATCCTCGCTGTTATCTTCCTCTGCTACACCTCAACCGGCCGTCATATCTTTGCCGTTGGCTCCAACGTGGTCTCAGCGCGTCTCTCTGGCGTGAAGGTAGAGAAGACACTGGTGGTTGCTTATATTCTCTCTTCTGTCTGTGTTGCCTTGGCTGGTGTTGTCTATCTTGCCCGCCTAACCGCTGCTCAGCCTACCGCAGGGGAAGGCTATGAGCTGGAGTCCATTGCCGCAGCCGTTGTCGGTGGGACAAGTCTCGCCGGTGGAGAAGGTGGTGTGCTTGGTACCTTGATCGGTGCGGTCATCATTGCTGTCATCAGGAATGGCTTGGTAATCATCGGTGTAGGTAGTTATTTCACGAAGATTGTTGTCGGACTGATCATTGTGTTAGCCGTAACCCTGGATGTTATGAGAAGACGATTCGCAAGTAACAGATAG
- a CDS encoding C-terminal binding protein, translated as MKVLITDMLHSSVEQELAVCKKYGFDLDTTFCHDEEELIRYGQDADAFLVSYSQITRKVLQSLPNLKIVVKYGIGVDNIDVQAATENNVMVANVPDYCLEEVASHALMLIMNGLKQTPFFDRKMQEQEWVRQPNDKILYRPSEISIGLVSYGRIARTLAKYAKSIFKNVYYYDPFIENDQEGNAEKVETLEELFSLCTIISVHTPLMEKTKHMIDWNLISQARKAILVNTSRSDVIDPKAVIKGLENENLVFFGADTFWPEPPDFSSEFTKLFLSRSDVLITPHCGWCSLTAEKDVRWKAAETSILGAMGKCPSSVLNKQVCEKGT; from the coding sequence ATGAAAGTATTAATCACTGATATGCTCCATTCTTCAGTGGAGCAGGAACTGGCTGTATGTAAAAAATATGGTTTCGACTTGGATACCACGTTCTGTCATGATGAGGAGGAACTCATCAGGTACGGTCAAGATGCGGATGCATTTCTTGTCTCGTATTCCCAGATCACGAGAAAGGTACTACAATCCTTACCAAACCTGAAGATAGTGGTAAAATATGGAATCGGGGTGGATAATATCGATGTACAGGCAGCTACAGAGAATAACGTTATGGTTGCAAACGTTCCTGATTACTGTTTGGAAGAAGTAGCGAGTCATGCTCTCATGTTAATCATGAATGGACTCAAGCAAACTCCCTTTTTTGATCGGAAAATGCAAGAGCAAGAATGGGTAAGGCAACCAAATGATAAAATTCTATATAGACCATCAGAGATCTCTATTGGGTTGGTGAGCTATGGTAGGATAGCAAGAACGCTCGCAAAATATGCAAAATCAATCTTCAAGAATGTATATTATTATGACCCTTTTATTGAAAATGACCAGGAAGGAAATGCTGAAAAAGTTGAAACACTTGAAGAGCTCTTCTCTCTCTGTACAATTATCTCGGTGCATACTCCATTGATGGAAAAAACAAAGCACATGATTGATTGGAATCTGATTTCACAGGCACGTAAGGCTATTCTTGTAAACACTTCTCGCTCCGATGTAATTGACCCCAAAGCAGTCATTAAAGGTCTTGAGAATGAAAACCTTGTATTTTTTGGAGCTGATACATTCTGGCCAGAACCTCCTGATTTTTCATCTGAGTTCACAAAACTATTTCTTTCAAGATCAGATGTACTCATCACCCCACATTGTGGATGGTGCTCTCTTACAGCAGAGAAGGATGTGCGATGGAAGGCAGCTGAAACGTCAATACTTGGCGCAATGGGAAAATGTCCAAGTAGTGTATTGAATAAACAGGTATGTGAGAAAGGTACTTGA
- a CDS encoding TetR family transcriptional regulator, whose protein sequence is MSNSQITKHALAVSLKQIMQHTPFEKITIKDICESCDLNRKSFYYHFQNKYELVIWIFEEEIGKPIKQKVESQRLSIPLALELCEALASERDFYANALHATGPGSYREYLAHQMQPMVLRSLSMEQGSSLDLDETTYLVSEFFLSSLYRWLERTPPTSAETFLQSFCSASLALTKRIQRLLDRPTD, encoded by the coding sequence ATGTCCAACTCCCAGATTACCAAACATGCCTTAGCTGTCTCCCTGAAGCAGATCATGCAGCACACCCCGTTTGAGAAAATCACCATCAAAGATATCTGCGAGAGCTGTGATCTGAATCGCAAGAGCTTCTACTACCACTTCCAGAACAAGTATGAGCTGGTCATCTGGATCTTCGAGGAAGAGATTGGCAAACCGATCAAGCAGAAAGTAGAGAGCCAGAGGCTTTCAATCCCCCTGGCTCTTGAACTCTGTGAGGCACTCGCCTCAGAGCGAGACTTCTATGCAAATGCATTACATGCAACCGGCCCAGGGTCCTACCGGGAATACCTAGCCCATCAGATGCAACCAATGGTACTGCGCTCCCTGTCCATGGAGCAGGGATCCTCGCTTGACCTGGATGAGACGACCTACCTGGTCAGTGAGTTTTTTCTCTCCTCACTGTACAGATGGCTGGAGCGCACCCCTCCAACAAGCGCTGAGACATTTCTTCAAAGCTTCTGCTCAGCTTCACTGGCACTGACGAAGCGTATACAGCGCCTGCTGGATAGACCGACAGATTAA
- a CDS encoding carbohydrate ABC transporter permease, translating into MKKQRNTIWIIIIAIFLLGTMFPIYWMLVTSFKSFQEVYSLIPTLIPEQLRWSNYSELFTKYTFGPAMINSIVVSSVVAVGTIVISLYCAYAVSRMQFIGKTLMPQLFLMAYLIPRTILFIPIYLLLARMGMLNSIWGLMLVYPTITIPYATWVLISYFQGTPREMEEAAEVDGATRRQIIWLVIFPIAKPSLVSTLIFSFTLCWSEYIYALVLINDKFERTITVALSSMLVADIIPWGSLSAGAVICALPIMIVYIFASKHIVTGLTMGSVKG; encoded by the coding sequence ATGAAAAAACAACGGAATACCATTTGGATAATAATTATTGCAATCTTCTTGCTTGGTACCATGTTTCCCATCTACTGGATGCTGGTGACTTCGTTTAAATCCTTCCAAGAAGTGTATAGCCTAATACCTACATTGATCCCAGAGCAATTACGATGGTCGAATTATTCAGAGTTGTTTACTAAGTATACATTTGGACCAGCAATGATCAACAGCATAGTTGTATCGTCTGTAGTTGCTGTTGGAACAATTGTCATCTCATTGTACTGTGCATACGCAGTTTCACGAATGCAGTTTATTGGAAAAACACTGATGCCACAGTTGTTCCTGATGGCATATCTCATTCCACGAACAATCCTATTCATCCCTATATATCTTTTGCTTGCGAGGATGGGAATGCTCAATTCCATTTGGGGCTTGATGCTTGTGTATCCAACCATAACGATCCCCTATGCTACTTGGGTGCTGATTTCCTATTTCCAGGGAACTCCAAGGGAGATGGAGGAAGCTGCAGAAGTGGATGGTGCAACACGGAGACAGATTATTTGGTTGGTAATATTTCCAATTGCTAAACCATCTCTTGTTTCTACACTCATCTTCTCCTTCACGTTGTGTTGGTCGGAATATATCTATGCTCTGGTTCTCATCAATGACAAATTTGAAAGGACAATAACCGTTGCTCTTTCCTCCATGCTCGTTGCCGATATCATTCCTTGGGGGTCGTTGTCAGCTGGAGCTGTAATTTGTGCTCTTCCCATAATGATTGTATATATCTTTGCATCAAAGCATATCGTTACTGGTCTTACGATGGGTTCCGTCAAAGGATAA
- the ilvD gene encoding dihydroxy-acid dehydratase: MHRSAAIVAKPEWSVIRSLYKSMGMTDSDIDRPLVGIANAYSDLVPGHKHFGELCERVKYGILQAGGYPLEFGVIGACDGISNGHAGMKYMLPSREIIADSIECMVEGNHLDGLVLIGGCDKIVPGMLMAAARLDIPVVMVTGGPMLSGMNFDGRKSDNSSVAEAYSMLNQHSIDEKTYYELEDYSCPSVGSCSFLGTANSMACFTEALGMSLPGSALVPAVHAERYRIAHDTGTMIMRLIKDNISVKQIITKKSLENAFRLNLAIGGSTNLVLHALAIAYAGNISFTVDDIDRLSRETPILAQMYPANSKNIYDFDVAGGVPAVMHMLLPLLHADALTITGKTIGEIYGEIEAPQDSEVLRNLGDPFAPSGGTAILWGNLAPLSAVTKPAAIAQNMHCFSGQAIVFDSEEDTMNAILNNSITKGSVIVIRYEGPKGGPGMREMARTMKLLVGAGLGATVALVTDGRFSGSNNGCFVGHVSPEAFEGGPIALVEDSDLITIDIADHSITLHVSEDELEQRRERWKKPSLNTTSPVLRKFRAFASSANEGAVIKV; this comes from the coding sequence ATGCATAGGAGTGCCGCAATCGTAGCAAAACCCGAATGGTCTGTAATTCGTAGTCTCTACAAATCAATGGGCATGACCGATTCTGATATCGATCGTCCTCTCGTTGGTATAGCAAATGCTTACAGTGATCTAGTACCTGGGCATAAACACTTCGGGGAACTTTGTGAACGGGTTAAGTACGGAATACTCCAAGCAGGAGGGTATCCTTTGGAATTTGGAGTTATTGGGGCATGTGATGGTATTTCCAATGGGCATGCCGGAATGAAATATATGCTCCCCAGTCGGGAGATCATAGCCGATAGTATTGAGTGCATGGTAGAAGGCAATCATTTGGATGGCCTTGTTTTGATTGGCGGATGCGACAAGATTGTTCCTGGTATGCTGATGGCTGCTGCTCGATTAGACATCCCTGTGGTCATGGTAACCGGTGGGCCTATGCTTAGTGGCATGAATTTTGATGGAAGAAAGAGTGATAACTCCTCAGTTGCTGAGGCCTATTCCATGTTGAACCAGCATAGTATTGATGAAAAGACGTACTATGAATTGGAGGATTACAGTTGCCCAAGTGTTGGTTCCTGTTCTTTCTTGGGGACAGCGAACTCCATGGCATGTTTTACAGAAGCTCTTGGAATGTCTCTTCCTGGTAGTGCGCTGGTCCCAGCCGTACATGCAGAGCGATATCGTATTGCCCATGATACCGGTACTATGATAATGCGTCTGATTAAGGATAATATAAGCGTTAAGCAGATCATCACAAAGAAAAGTCTGGAAAATGCCTTTCGATTGAATCTTGCCATAGGGGGGTCAACGAATCTTGTGTTGCATGCTCTAGCTATCGCTTATGCAGGTAACATAAGCTTTACGGTTGATGATATCGATCGTCTCTCTAGAGAGACCCCAATTCTGGCTCAAATGTATCCTGCAAATAGTAAGAATATCTATGACTTCGATGTTGCCGGAGGGGTCCCTGCTGTGATGCATATGCTGCTACCGCTTCTCCATGCAGATGCATTGACTATTACAGGTAAAACGATTGGTGAAATCTATGGAGAAATTGAGGCACCGCAAGATTCTGAAGTGCTTCGCAACCTAGGTGATCCATTTGCTCCATCAGGTGGTACTGCTATTCTTTGGGGTAACTTGGCTCCTTTGTCAGCAGTAACCAAGCCTGCTGCTATTGCTCAGAATATGCATTGCTTTTCGGGGCAAGCAATTGTATTCGATTCAGAAGAAGACACCATGAATGCCATTTTGAATAATAGCATTACCAAGGGAAGTGTTATTGTTATCAGATACGAAGGGCCGAAAGGAGGTCCGGGTATGCGTGAAATGGCACGAACCATGAAATTACTGGTTGGTGCTGGTTTAGGGGCTACGGTTGCTTTGGTAACTGATGGACGTTTTTCAGGGTCAAATAATGGTTGTTTTGTAGGACATGTTTCTCCAGAGGCTTTTGAAGGGGGGCCTATCGCCCTTGTAGAGGATTCTGATCTCATCACGATTGATATTGCTGATCACAGTATCACTTTGCATGTATCAGAAGACGAATTAGAGCAGCGTCGTGAGCGATGGAAAAAACCTTCACTGAATACAACTTCCCCCGTTTTAAGAAAATTCAGAGCTTTTGCTTCCTCAGCGAACGAAGGTGCAGTAATCAAAGTATAA
- a CDS encoding RNA-binding domain-containing protein: MLKSEILEIISNGENSGIEFKRDDIRPEQLAKEIVALVNFQGGRILLGVEDDGAISGVQRENAEEWVMNVVRDKVHPSVLPNYEKVKIDEEHYIAVLTFFPGISKPYVVRYSGREDIYIRVGSTSQIATREHQMLINQSGEMLHTEVLPVPGTSFENLDLSRLENYLRDIIKDPMIPETREAWINRAMGLGFLTEASGERYCTIAGLVLFGKTPRRFLRQAGLRIFGFASEDKEFKALFDQILDAPLVGRWDMTGSERTLIDPGLIERCIEVIRPFISEESDSVDQTLRRNTHWFYPLEAIREVFINALAHRDWTRFVEIEIGIYIDRLEVISPGALPNSMTIEKMISGQRLPRNLIIAEVLRDYGYVDNRGMGVRTKVIPLMKAQNTVEPVFDANEDYLKTVLYRKKEAE, from the coding sequence ATGCTGAAATCAGAGATATTGGAAATTATTTCCAATGGTGAGAATTCTGGGATTGAGTTTAAAAGAGATGATATTAGGCCGGAACAACTCGCCAAAGAAATTGTCGCTCTGGTGAATTTCCAGGGAGGACGTATTCTTTTGGGAGTTGAGGATGATGGTGCGATTTCTGGAGTCCAACGAGAGAATGCGGAAGAATGGGTTATGAATGTTGTCCGAGACAAAGTGCATCCTTCCGTACTTCCCAACTATGAGAAAGTCAAAATTGATGAAGAGCACTATATTGCAGTGTTAACCTTTTTTCCGGGAATCTCAAAACCTTATGTTGTTCGTTATTCCGGGAGAGAGGATATCTATATCAGAGTTGGTTCAACCTCACAGATTGCAACACGTGAACATCAAATGCTCATTAATCAATCTGGAGAAATGCTTCATACAGAAGTACTCCCTGTTCCAGGCACGAGTTTTGAAAATCTGGATTTGAGCAGATTGGAGAATTATCTCAGGGATATCATTAAAGATCCAATGATACCTGAGACCCGGGAAGCCTGGATTAATCGTGCAATGGGCTTAGGCTTCCTGACAGAGGCTTCAGGAGAAAGGTATTGTACCATAGCAGGTCTGGTTCTGTTTGGTAAAACACCAAGAAGATTTCTGAGACAAGCTGGTTTGCGGATATTCGGCTTTGCAAGTGAAGATAAGGAATTTAAAGCTCTTTTCGATCAGATCTTGGATGCTCCCTTAGTCGGCCGTTGGGATATGACAGGTTCTGAGAGGACGCTGATTGATCCTGGGCTCATTGAACGATGCATTGAAGTGATTAGGCCCTTTATATCTGAAGAATCTGATTCTGTCGATCAAACGCTTCGGAGGAATACTCACTGGTTCTATCCTTTGGAAGCTATACGCGAAGTTTTCATTAATGCTTTGGCTCATCGCGATTGGACAAGATTTGTAGAAATCGAAATCGGTATCTATATTGACAGATTGGAGGTGATCAGTCCTGGTGCCTTACCTAACTCCATGACAATTGAAAAAATGATTTCTGGTCAGAGACTTCCACGCAACCTGATAATTGCGGAGGTGTTAAGGGACTATGGGTATGTGGATAATCGTGGGATGGGGGTGAGAACAAAAGTGATTCCTTTGATGAAAGCACAGAATACAGTTGAACCTGTGTTTGACGCCAATGAGGACTATTTGAAGACGGTATTGTATCGGAAAAAGGAAGCTGAGTAG
- a CDS encoding LacI family DNA-binding transcriptional regulator — protein MLPEEKKNQRAKITDVAEYAKVSVATVSIILKDPKNNRFSEKTVKKVLAAAEALQYQPALFAQQMKGKHLSVIGLIIPDLMNHFYPEVTTGFSKQANALGYNVILLNSDNSIDQEQVFADALIRMRVAGVAMCGVYSTDERELEVIKRLNSMDIPVVRFDRYNANETCPFVGIDNYHAGYYITEKFIKAGHKKICCLAPKNPVYIVSERRKGYLSAMEKHGLESSCYSFDAKEFGSLYQTMQSIWESGEGHTALFTPGGDMDAIECIKTASTLKIDVPGDLSIAGFDDIYISNIIKPSLTTIRQPKFEMGEAAMKLLYKMMKNEELEERKILLPFEYVARESTRVV, from the coding sequence ATGCTGCCAGAGGAGAAAAAGAACCAACGGGCTAAAATCACGGATGTAGCAGAATATGCTAAGGTCTCTGTTGCAACTGTGTCCATCATTCTCAAGGATCCCAAGAACAATCGGTTCTCAGAGAAGACCGTTAAGAAAGTTCTCGCTGCAGCAGAAGCCTTGCAGTATCAACCGGCATTGTTCGCCCAACAAATGAAAGGTAAACACCTTTCAGTAATAGGATTGATTATCCCTGACCTCATGAATCACTTCTATCCTGAGGTTACCACTGGGTTCTCCAAGCAAGCCAATGCACTGGGTTATAATGTTATCCTTTTGAACTCAGACAACAGCATAGACCAGGAGCAAGTATTTGCAGATGCCTTGATCAGAATGCGGGTTGCAGGGGTTGCCATGTGTGGTGTTTACTCCACAGATGAACGCGAATTGGAAGTGATAAAACGATTAAACTCTATGGACATTCCAGTCGTTCGTTTTGACCGATATAACGCCAATGAAACATGTCCATTTGTCGGTATTGATAATTACCATGCCGGCTACTACATTACCGAAAAGTTCATCAAGGCAGGCCATAAGAAAATCTGTTGTCTTGCACCAAAGAACCCTGTCTACATTGTATCTGAGCGGCGCAAAGGCTATCTAAGTGCCATGGAGAAACATGGGCTTGAAAGCTCCTGCTACTCATTCGATGCAAAAGAGTTTGGATCTCTCTACCAGACCATGCAAAGCATCTGGGAGTCAGGGGAGGGGCATACTGCCCTCTTTACCCCTGGTGGTGACATGGATGCCATCGAGTGTATCAAAACTGCCTCCACCCTGAAGATTGATGTCCCTGGTGATCTGAGTATTGCCGGATTCGATGACATCTACATCTCCAATATTATCAAACCCTCCCTGACCACCATCAGACAGCCAAAGTTCGAGATGGGAGAAGCAGCCATGAAGTTGCTCTACAAGATGATGAAGAATGAAGAACTTGAGGAAAGGAAGATATTGCTTCCGTTTGAGTATGTAGCTCGTGAGTCAACACGGGTCGTCTAG
- a CDS encoding sugar ABC transporter ATP-binding protein: protein MGHDEQEIPIVEFRNITKAFSGVKALDDVSFSIKRGEVHCLLGENGAGKSTLIKILTGVEKEDSGEIYFNGEKIHNKDIWQAREKGIGTVFQENSLVPHLSVAENVFLTRELRGKSKFLDFKQMEAETVRRGKELGIDLDPKALVKHLSIAEQQIVEIVKMFSQNPKFVILDEPTSSLSGNEIRKLFAIIKTMQKKGVTFIYISHRMEEIKEIGNGGSVLRDGKFITSIEDVKQVDINEIISFVVGRPLLQIFPERNAEIGEVLLEAKGICVPNLVYDVDLFVRRGEVLGFSGLVGSGRTETAKAIFGELKRSAGTLFKSGKELVIRNPNDAINAGIGLLTENRKEEGLFLSKAVSWNVVSASVEKLKKHGFLNKKIERDLVNEYVQKLRIKLPGIDRAVKYLSGGNQQKVVFAKWLCAGSDVYIFDEPTRGIDVGAKTEVYKLINTLAEQGNAIIVISSELPEVLGVCDRIAVFHEGTIAVTLDREEATQEKIMYYAMGGDSNEIA from the coding sequence ATGGGACATGACGAACAAGAGATTCCGATTGTTGAATTCAGAAATATCACGAAAGCATTCTCTGGGGTCAAGGCACTTGATGATGTCTCCTTCTCCATCAAGCGCGGAGAGGTGCACTGTCTTCTTGGTGAAAATGGAGCTGGTAAGTCGACCTTGATCAAGATACTGACAGGCGTGGAGAAGGAAGACTCCGGTGAGATTTATTTCAATGGAGAGAAGATCCACAACAAGGATATCTGGCAGGCTCGAGAGAAAGGGATCGGGACGGTGTTCCAGGAGAACAGCTTGGTTCCTCACCTGAGTGTTGCTGAGAACGTGTTCTTGACTAGGGAACTACGAGGAAAGAGCAAGTTTCTCGATTTCAAGCAGATGGAAGCTGAGACGGTCCGACGAGGAAAGGAACTTGGTATCGATCTCGATCCCAAGGCACTGGTGAAACATCTCTCTATTGCTGAGCAGCAGATAGTCGAGATCGTCAAGATGTTCAGCCAGAACCCGAAGTTCGTCATTCTCGATGAGCCAACCTCATCCCTTTCAGGCAATGAGATCAGGAAACTCTTTGCCATCATCAAGACGATGCAGAAGAAGGGTGTGACCTTCATCTACATCTCCCACCGCATGGAAGAGATCAAGGAAATTGGAAACGGAGGCTCCGTCCTCCGTGATGGCAAGTTCATTACCAGCATAGAGGATGTGAAGCAGGTCGATATCAATGAGATTATCTCCTTCGTCGTAGGAAGACCTTTGCTCCAGATATTTCCAGAGCGAAACGCTGAGATCGGGGAGGTGCTTCTGGAGGCAAAAGGAATTTGTGTTCCAAACCTTGTGTATGACGTTGACCTGTTTGTGCGTCGGGGAGAAGTCCTTGGGTTCTCCGGCCTTGTCGGTTCTGGAAGGACCGAGACAGCCAAGGCCATTTTCGGGGAGCTCAAGCGGTCTGCTGGTACCCTCTTCAAGAGTGGAAAGGAACTGGTTATCCGTAATCCCAATGATGCAATCAATGCAGGGATTGGCTTGCTTACAGAGAATCGGAAGGAAGAAGGTCTCTTCCTCTCAAAGGCTGTTTCCTGGAATGTGGTTTCTGCTTCTGTCGAGAAACTGAAGAAGCATGGATTCCTGAATAAGAAGATTGAGAGAGACTTGGTCAATGAGTATGTGCAGAAACTGAGGATCAAGCTCCCTGGAATAGACAGAGCGGTCAAATACCTCTCTGGTGGAAACCAGCAGAAGGTTGTCTTTGCCAAGTGGCTCTGTGCCGGCTCTGATGTGTACATCTTTGATGAACCGACACGAGGCATTGATGTGGGGGCGAAGACAGAGGTCTACAAGCTGATCAACACGCTCGCAGAGCAGGGGAATGCGATTATCGTCATCTCCTCCGAGCTGCCTGAGGTATTAGGTGTGTGCGATCGCATCGCAGTTTTCCATGAGGGGACAATTGCCGTCACCTTGGACCGGGAAGAGGCGACACAAGAGAAAATCATGTATTACGCAATGGGGGGAGATAGTAATGAAATTGCTTGA
- a CDS encoding amidohydrolase family protein: protein MIHLRGKDMLFIEAHGHVWEKLHGRRFDTDRVIPLENGKVQIGEKVIQFLPPEVRDDVFPIEVLKTYEQHLGFDKVVVLQTPCYGEQYEYINAFMSKEPDRYVTVGIPNPQDKQSYIETAALCLDRYKYKGLKFESPDIPFDMLATENQFVFEEILKRDAYFVIDLGWGDGPYDYPIDDLIEIAKRYPDLTIVLPHLGISKMWDPEETKTLNSLKKTLSILEHNTNVYFDCSGIPMLATKAGQEYPWPVMTDALKVAKQMGAIDRVMWGSDAPTVLVACTYKQHVDAVVNYIDFLSDEEVENLVGKTADKVWFGN, encoded by the coding sequence ATGATACATCTGCGCGGTAAGGATATGTTGTTCATTGAGGCCCATGGACATGTTTGGGAGAAGCTGCACGGAAGACGGTTTGACACAGACCGTGTGATCCCACTCGAGAATGGTAAGGTACAGATTGGCGAGAAGGTAATCCAATTCCTTCCTCCTGAAGTCAGGGATGACGTATTCCCTATTGAAGTATTGAAGACCTATGAGCAGCACTTGGGCTTTGACAAGGTCGTGGTACTGCAGACCCCGTGTTATGGGGAGCAGTACGAGTACATCAATGCTTTCATGAGCAAGGAACCCGATCGGTATGTCACTGTGGGTATTCCTAACCCCCAGGACAAGCAGTCTTATATTGAAACTGCTGCTCTCTGCCTGGACCGATATAAGTACAAAGGTTTGAAGTTTGAGTCACCTGATATCCCCTTCGACATGCTTGCAACTGAGAATCAGTTTGTCTTTGAGGAGATCCTGAAGCGAGATGCGTACTTTGTCATCGACCTTGGCTGGGGTGATGGTCCCTATGATTACCCCATCGATGATCTGATCGAGATTGCAAAACGCTATCCAGATTTGACCATCGTGCTTCCTCACCTTGGCATCAGCAAGATGTGGGACCCGGAGGAAACAAAGACACTGAATAGTCTGAAGAAGACCCTCTCAATTCTCGAACATAACACCAATGTCTACTTTGACTGTTCCGGTATTCCCATGCTTGCAACCAAGGCAGGGCAGGAGTATCCCTGGCCGGTCATGACTGATGCCCTGAAGGTAGCGAAGCAGATGGGTGCCATCGACCGGGTTATGTGGGGATCTGATGCTCCTACGGTCTTGGTTGCCTGTACCTACAAGCAACATGTGGATGCAGTGGTGAACTATATCGATTTCCTCTCTGATGAAGAGGTGGAGAACCTGGTAGGAAAGACTGCTGACAAAGTCTGGTTTGGAAACTGA
- a CDS encoding sugar ABC transporter substrate-binding protein, which yields MKKTNVVVVLLIILMIAGSSVFAQGSKEQTVAGDGVGAGKTIAFVPKQLGNPYFVAVKDAVEEASLANGFEFKANAPDSSIEVDKQIGIVEAFIAQGVDFLVLIPNDATAIVNVINDAAKQDIGVFLVDSGADESDYVSYIGTDNYAGGALAAEWFGENVTGQVAIIDGAAGNAATTARFNGFMDTIGDYPEIEVVTADYGNGDMGTSMTVAENFLTAYPGLSGIFACDDQMAQGAGQAVKARNLSSSVTVCGFDGSPDGAQAIIDGIMDATVAQQPRLMGKTAVDYIIKYMSGDSIDPVIYTDCEMVTADNAASFLAWH from the coding sequence ATGAAGAAAACGAACGTGGTGGTAGTGTTGTTGATCATCTTGATGATCGCGGGTTCTTCTGTGTTTGCACAGGGAAGTAAGGAACAGACCGTAGCAGGGGATGGCGTTGGTGCAGGGAAAACCATTGCCTTTGTTCCCAAGCAGCTTGGCAACCCGTACTTCGTTGCGGTAAAGGATGCAGTGGAAGAGGCTTCTCTGGCTAATGGATTTGAGTTCAAGGCAAATGCCCCTGACTCCTCCATTGAGGTAGACAAGCAGATTGGTATTGTTGAGGCTTTCATTGCCCAGGGTGTCGACTTCCTCGTCTTGATCCCCAATGATGCAACGGCAATTGTGAATGTCATCAATGATGCTGCAAAGCAGGACATTGGTGTATTCTTGGTAGACTCCGGTGCAGATGAGTCAGACTATGTTTCCTACATTGGTACTGACAACTACGCTGGTGGTGCCTTGGCTGCTGAATGGTTCGGTGAGAATGTAACCGGTCAGGTTGCAATTATCGATGGTGCTGCAGGAAATGCTGCAACCACTGCACGATTCAATGGCTTCATGGACACGATCGGTGACTATCCTGAAATTGAAGTTGTAACAGCTGACTACGGTAATGGAGACATGGGAACTTCCATGACTGTTGCTGAGAACTTCTTGACTGCCTACCCAGGTCTCTCAGGTATCTTTGCCTGTGACGACCAGATGGCTCAGGGCGCTGGACAGGCTGTAAAGGCTCGTAACCTTAGCTCTTCTGTGACTGTCTGTGGTTTCGACGGTTCACCCGACGGAGCACAGGCAATCATTGACGGTATTATGGATGCTACTGTCGCGCAGCAGCCCAGACTTATGGGCAAGACTGCTGTTGACTACATTATCAAGTACATGAGTGGGGATTCAATTGACCCAGTCATCTACACTGATTGTGAGATGGTCACTGCAGACAATGCTGCAAGCTTCCTTGCTTGGCACTAA